In the genome of Hemitrygon akajei unplaced genomic scaffold, sHemAka1.3 Scf000082, whole genome shotgun sequence, the window ctgagtaaatcccttcccacattctgagcaggtgaatggcctctccccattgtgaactcgctgatgtctctgtagctgggatgactgagtaaatctcttcccacattctgaacaggtgaatggcttctccccagtgtgaactcgctggtgtttctgtagggtggatggatcagtgaatccgttcccacagactgtgcaggtgaacggcctctccccattgtgaattcgctgatgactctgtagttgggatgactgagtaaatctcttcccacattctgaacaggtgaatggcttctccccagtgtgaactcgctggtgtttctgtagggtggatggatcagtgaatctcttcccacagaatgagcaggtgaacggcttctccccagtgtgaactcgctgatgactcagtagttggcatgactcagtgaatctcttcccacattctgagcagatgaaaggcttctccccagtgtgagctcgctggtgtctctgtagggtggatgaatgagcgaatctctccccacagactgagcaggtgaacggcctctccccagtgtgaattcgctgatgactctgtagttgggatgactgagtaaatctcttcccacattctgaacaggtgaacggcttctccccagtgtgaactcgctgatgactctgtagttgggatgactcagtgaatcccttcccacagactgagcaggtgaatggcttctccccagtgtgaactcgctgatgactctgtaggtgggatgactgagtgaatcccttcccacattctgagcagatgaacggcttctccccagtgtgaactcgctgatgtctctgtagggtggataaccgagtgaatcccttcccacagtctgagcagatgaatggcctctccccagtgtgaactcgcagatgacaCTGTACTTGGGAtaactgagtaaatcccttcccacattctgaacaggtgaacggcttctccccagtgtgaactcgctgatgactctgtagggtggatgaatcagtaaatcctttcccacattctgagcaggtgaacggcttttccccagtgtgaactcgctgatgtctcagtaattgggatgactgagtgaatcctttcccacattctgagcaggtgaacggcttctccccagtgtgaagtcgctgatgtctcagtaggCTGGATAAGtcactgaatcctttcccacattctgagcaggtgaacggcttttccccagtgtgaactcgctgatgtctcagtaattgggatgactgagtgaatcctttcccacattctgagcaggtgaacggcttctccccagtgtgaagtcgctgatgtctcagtaggCTGGATAAGtcactgaatcctttcccacattctgagcaggtgaacggcttctccccagtgtgaactcgctgatgactctgtagttgggatgactgagtgaatcccttcccacagactgagcaggtgaacggcctctccccagtgtgaactcgctggtgattctgtagttgggataaatgagtgaatctcttcccacagactgaacaggtgaatggcttctccctagtgtgaacttgctggtgactctgtagttgggataaatgagtgaatcccttcccacagactgaacaggtgaatggcttctccccagtgtgaactcgctggtgagccattaggtcaaatgactgagtgaatcctttctcagaaattaaacagatgaccagcctctgcccggtgtgatgagaactgactggtgtgtccacaggtgggaagaccgactgaaccccttctcacacacagaacagatgaatggccttgcccagtgtgaacttgctgatgtaccttcaattgtgataaccgagtgaatccattcccactgtctgagcaggtgaacagcctttctcctgtgtaaaatgacaggCTTGCTATTTGGTCAAATGACCAATTAAatccctctccacagtctgagtaggaaggatggtcgattgaatctctTGCTCCGCTTCTTAAATAtccagacagagacagcaaaactggtgtgccgtgtttgagattcccgGCGACAAAATCCTTCTCATTTTTATCCtgtgaaaagatttacaaaatccatcaatgggtttaggacaacatttcagatgagattacttgagttgccaaggtttgatctggtatcacactgttacagtgaggttcaacgaaagttggacagagaaaacatctcctgactgggcagagtgctggtatctggaatgaccaacaattctctgatgctcttcctgtctctataagaatggggcatttcttcCGTCTccgatctgtgacctggctcagtttgactctctccattggtattattccctgttcctgctgagctgcaagggtgcctggccccatagtaactgaaacagtctcacgcaaATTGTCTTTGTGGATGTGCATctaggattttcttttatgtattattaactgaaAGTACTACAGTTTTAACACCATATAACaaaattcctgctgagatgaatggttggtccgcacagctgttaaaaggggttagagtgaatttttgtaatatttcaggttcttgtagaaaagtacaacacagaaacaggccctttggaccacctagtcttgtgctgaactatttaaactgccactcccacacccctacaatccaggtacctacacgaacctcttaaatgttgaaatcgagctcgcatgcaccacctgggatggctgctcattccaaacctagatgaccatctgtgtgaagaagtttcccctcatgttccccttaacatttcacctctcacccttaacccctAGCCACTGGTTGAAGTCCCACCCccatctcagtggagaaagccagcttgcatttacactatctatgcccctctaccacaatcaaatctcacctcaatcttctacattccaatgaataaagtcctgacctgttcaatctttccttataacccaagtcctccaaacttggcaacatccttgtgaattttctctgaaatctctgaatCTCTTTTAAatcattcctgtaggtaggtgaccaaaacatcacacaatactgcaaattaggcCTCTTTTACAAGTCAACATAATATCCATCTATTGTCAGTATTTGGTTCATGAAAGCCAATGGGCTAAAATCTCTTTTTTCCTtcactatctaactgtgataccactttcagtgaattaaggacttgtattcccaggtccctttcttctaaaacactcctccgtgcccgaccagtcactgtgaaagacctcccttggtaggtcataccaaagtgcaacaactcacacttgtctgcattaaattccaatttccatttctcaaaccatttttcccaggggGTCCAGAttgcactgcaagccatgatagtcttcctcgctgtccactacaccaccagtcttgGTGGTCATGAATctgctaatccagttaaccacactatcatcctgattactgatacagatgacaaaccacAACAGATCCAGAACTGATccccgtggcacaccactagacacaggcctccagtcagagaggcaaccatctgctaccacactctggcttctcccaaagacagtgtctcatccaatttactgtctcatctttAATGCTGAgtaactgaaacttcttgaccaacctcccatatgagactttgtcaagtgccttgctaaagtccatgtagacaacatccactgccttgccttcatccacttccctgataacttcctcgagagactctataagattggttagacatggcctatcatgcacaaagccatgctgtctatctttaatcagtccacatctatccaaatacttatatttccCGTTCCTGCATATacgttccagtaactttcccactattcaCTACTATTCACCACTCCGTGGGtttggagatttcccttgaatgtcatagaatcatagaaatctatagcacgttacagaccctttggcccacagtgctgtgccgactatgtaacttactctagaaactgcctggagtttccctagcgcatagccctctatttttctgagctccatctaACTATCTAAGAGAGTGTTAAAagtccctgttgtatccgcctcgacaaccgctgctggcagtgcattcgacacatccaacactctctgtgtaaaaaacctacccctgacaacCCCTCGGCatatatttccaagcaccttaaaactatgccccctcctgttagccatttcagccctgggaaaaaatcctctggctatccacacactcaatgcccctcatcatcttatacacctaaaaaaggctctaatcataaacaaggaaattatacattgctttgaggatttgttagaagtaaacaaaattatgagggtatagatagggtaaatgcaagctgctttttccactgaggttgggtgggacgacaaccagaggtcatgggtaagtggggaaggtgaaaatttaatgggaacatttggaaaagttctttgctgaaatggtcgtgagagtgtagaatgagatgtcagcactagtggtgaatatgagctcaatTTCaccattaagagaagtttgacaggtacctggatggtacgggtatggagggtgatgatcgcggtgcaggtagttgcattagagagcttaaatgtttttgtggcattgactaaatgggccaaatagcctgtttctccactgaacttctccatgtttctgtgacagagaagctggccaaacttgtttggaagggaaaagataggagtgacaacggagcagcaatggctggagtttctgggagcaattcgagagctgagtgatcgatacatcccaaagaagtggaagcattggaaaggcagcagGGCACAACCGTGGGTTAAATGAGAatccaaaaccaacataaaagccgaggagagggcaaacaaaagagcaaaagacCAGTAGGAAGCTTTTAGaatccaacagaagacaactaaaggaAAGTCAGATGAGTTCGGGAGTGGAATTATGAAATGGTTGTCATTCATGAgttttggttgcacccaacagtctgaggcatttagaggaacgagATATCCAGgggctcaatatctcttgaaaaccaagattccctgcACTAGTTACCATTCAACGTTTATTTTGTCAGGCacgtacaaactctacacccttaaaatttcacttctgaagaactcccacttaccaatactCCTTTGCTAAAAAACATCCTATCCCAATTAACGCTTGTCAAATCCTTTCAAATACCataaaaattggcctttctccaatttagaatctcaagagaggtccaggcctttgtttttctgtatttacttggaatctcatgttcagtagatacaaagtgttcccatacactaatttctgtcactagcACTGGATCACTTCCCaatagcttattgcacacttctacatcgggaattttacgtactgattaaggtagATTTGATaagctctaccccatctagtccttttacagcgtGGGAGTCCAGTCaataaatggaaagttaaaatcactcactttatcaacctttgtttcttggcatagtccgtaatctctctacagatttgttccttgaaatccctcagactgttgggcgcAAGCAAGTccaagtaatggctacaatatcataatttcatgCCCTGAAATCTGAACGACATCTGTTTGGTGTCAAAAAAAACAACCTTGCCCTCAATGTCACTGAAAGAAAGGAGCTGGCTGTagactacaggagaaatggagacaggctgacccaggatctggagttgagagggtgaacagcttcaagttccctggcatacacaacaccgaggatctcacctggtctgtacatactggctgtgtggtgaaaaaggcacaacagcaccactTTCACCGCAGGCGGTTCAGGAAGTTTGGGATGGGGCCCCAAatactaacaactttctacaggggcacaattgagagcatcctgactggctgcatcactgtctggtatgggtgctgTATTTCACTCAGttgcaggactctacagagagtggagcggacagcccagcgcatatgtagatgtgaacttctcactattcaggacattgacaaaaacaggtgtgtaaaaagggccactgtgtaaaaaggatcattggggaccagagtcaccccaaccacaaactgttccagctgctaccatctgggaaacggtaccacagcctgAAAGCCCGGACCAACAGgcccagggacagcttcttccaccaggccctctgatagattaattcatgctgatacaattgtacttttatttatcctgactgtcctgttgtacatactatttattataaactattataaatttcacattgcacatttagacagagatgtaacataaagatttctacaactcatgtatatgaaggatgtatgtaataaagtcaattcaattcaattcaccctctccactatctgttctgtcattctggctccaatcctccctgcaactttagtttaaccacccaccccacagggaagcactagcaagccttgccactaggatattagtccccttctagttctgttcccctaactaacaaatcccctatcaccccctttgactttcctctgccaggtaaccccccccccccaacagtttctaaagtcgTCCACCTGTTGTTGTATGAGATGGCAacaagagtactctgcgatggctatttaacttcattctccttcctgactctcacccagtttcctgtgtccggcaccttgggtgtaactcacctctctgcAACTCATACCTATCACACCCTCTGACACTTGGATGAtgcggaattcatccatttccagctccaactccttaaagtgcagctgGATATACACCTTCTActtgagggcatcagggacactggaggtctccccaccttcccaccaatgtcccctctaatttgtaatgaccggtgtgtgcaaaaatcttgtgctgtacaatttttacccagtgacaacaacatgtgcaaactgaattttatagagaggtattcatttcaaCAGCGAGCAAATCAAGAGATATTCATTTCAGATCACTGTCAGTAAGAACTTTAATCTCCTCTGGGCTTGactgagttcatctgcactctcatacAACCTATGTAACAGGTTAATGAAGGATTTACTCGCCACAGCTTTGGCAAACCACCTATTTGTGATCTTCTtcctaaatgatgctttaaatttcagatttccaaatatcactccacttcttcccacttgaaaattctccagcaactcttgcatcaccacaatacacacagtattgtacataaatattccctctgaaccctcccccaatgactgacggtggtgaactcagtgatggcaatgccaatgaatatgaagggaagggcagtagtctgtctcaccggagtctggcacatttgtgatctaAAAGCTACTTGTTGGCCagagcaaaggtgtttgatatcattatgtagccAGACAGAATTGGTGGAAGCATGTTCTCACTGGTAGAAAAGTGCAGACcgagaggaggtagaacaagcaacacacacaaaatgctggaggaactcagcaggccaggcagcatctatggaaaagagtactaatgctagatagatagatagatagatagatagatactttattcatccccatggtgaaattcaacattttttccaatgtcccatagacttattgtagcaaagctaattacatacaatacttaactatttaaatacattgaatggtaacttcagctcagtcctaaccccggcacctTGACATATcctacccctggcggttgaattgtaaagccgaatggcattggggagtaatgatctcttcatcctgtctgaggagcattgcatcgatagcaacctgtcgctgaaactgcttctctgtctctggatggtgctatgcagaggatgttcagggttttccatgattgaccgtagcctactcagcgcccttcgctctgctaccgatgttatactctccagttctgtgcccacgacagagcccgccttccttaccagcttattaagacgtgaggcgtccctcttcttaatgctgcctccccaacacgccaccacaaagaagagggcgctctccacaactgacctatagaacatcttcagcatctcactacaaacattgaatgacgccaaacttctaaggaagtacagtcgactctgtgccttcctgcacaaggcatctgtgttggcagtccagtctagcttctcgtctaactgtactcccagatacttgtaggtcttaacccgctccacacattctccattaatgatcactggctccatatgaggcctaggtcctccagcaaattgtgtgtgttgcttggatttccagcatctgcagatttcctctttgtgattggaggtagaacaaagatgattttctcaactggtgatgtaaaagattttagagccatagaatagaacactacagcacagtacaggcccttcagccctccatgttgtgccgagccatttaaaccttaaaaaaaagtactaaacccatactaccccataaccctccattttcgttcatccatgtgcctgtccaagaggctgttaaatacccctaatgttttagcctccaccaccacccctggcaagtcattccaggcactcacaaccctctgtgtaaaaaaaacttacccctgatgtctcctataaacttccctcccttaattttatacatatgccctctggtgtttgctattggtgccctgggaaacaggtactgactatccaccccgtctatgcctctcataatcttttagcCCTCTATCAAGTTCTAGACCTTTCAGATTATTTCACGTTTCATAAAGATTGAAACAGAATAGGCTGAAGCACACCGTTCAAAAGTGCTGGCGTTCAATCCACGGTGCATTGACTCATAACATTTTTTGGGTGTATGTTTGTCAGAAACACATCCAACAGATTTCCCATCAGAAGTGCAGGTAAATTCTGGACCTGATTTCAAATGAACCGCTGAGCACTCTAAAAGAAAAAGGTGCTGCAGAGGCCGATTTCTCCCTTGTGCTTTTATTTTTAGTGTGAACTATGTAACATTGATAGTGATTAATGATCATTACTTTCAGGCAACAGCCCTCCAAACCTGTGACTAACCACAGTAAAACTTAGTGAACCTGCCATGGTTGGGTCTTGGGTGTCGGACTAGCAGATTTTCTGTATTATTAGATGTTCTCATATTAATACATCATACCTCACTTCCAAATCACTGTTTTTAGACATCACATTACAGAATGATGTGTTCCACATAACCTGCAAGTTTAAAAGAAGCTCAGAAAATAAGGTCAAAGTAAGTTTCAAAGGCATCTGGGAAACAGAAACGTGCAAGTTTAAAGGGAGCGGAGATACCTGACTGACCTGCATGAGGTGTTGAGCTACCTAAAATGCATTCTTGAATGCATAATGTAGATTTAAAGCAATAATttgatttaaattattttattaaatacaCATTATCTTGGATCTCTTAATCGCAATTCACATTTAATGTAGGATTAAACTTTCTGCATTTGGATAACTacaatttttgttctttttttttcgaAAAATGCAGTCACATCATAacacatcgactgtacttccttagaaggttggcgtcattcaatgtctgtagtgagatgctgaagatgttctataggtcagttgtggagagcgcccatttctttgtggtggcgtgttggggaggaagcattaagaagagggacgcttcacgtcttaataagctggtaagtaaggcgggctctgtcgtgggcaaagtactggagagtttaacatcggtagctgagcgaagggcgctgagtaggctacggtcaattatggaaaaccctgaacatcctctacatagcaccatccagagactgagaagcagtttcagcgacaggttactatcgatgcaatgctcctcagacaggatgaagaggtcaatactccccaatgccattaggctttacaattcaaccgctaggacttaagaactttttttttttttaaagctattattaatgctttttgagttagtgatttagatgcatatcatattttttactgagttaagtattgtatgtaattagtttttgctacaacaagtgtatgggacattggaaaaaaggttgaatttccccatgaggatgaataaagtatctatctatctatctattcaaacTTCGGACccaaagtctttttcccaggaaaaaaaatactataaactttttgctatttaaaattggtaacatttatcaattcatgcttttgtttaaaattaaattgctTAACTCCCTGAAGCAAACTTGTAAGTTCACTAGCAAATAAAGATTTGAACAAAGAGGATTGTATATTTTACATACAAAGCAGCATAATATCAATGCTCCTACATCATAAATTGGGAGATGAATATACACATCCCAAACTTATTAGGTATTTGGACTCAATTTTTCCCACAGATGGTGAACTGCTAATCTTGGCTGGTTCATCAGGCACAGCCCAGAGTAGATCtgaagggaggtggggtggtttgtgtatttTCGGCAGTGCTGGGAGGAAAAATCAGCATGAATGATGAATGTCTTTAATGTCCCTTCCTATAAAATGCTCTACAAATGTCTCACACTTATTTGACCTtgagctttttttaaaaccataTTACACTTTAGTCAGGATTACTTAGAATTTCAACATCTCTTTTCCAGCGAAAATAATAAGTGGGCAGGGGTATAATTTAAAGATCCTATATATTCAGTTTAATCCACCCCATTCTAATGAAATGTTTATTCAGTTATTCATGCTATTGACAAGGCTCTGAATAAAGCAAATGAGGACCAATAGGTGTGGTCCATTCTTACAACCAGTTCGATGGCATAATTTTAAACTCACTTCTCCATGTCTTCACATTTAGGAGCAGAATCACAAGAAGAGGTGGCAAATGACCAGGTGGTAAAAGCTCtcatttcctttccaattctattTGAAAGTACTGTCTTAGTCTTCAACAATACTGTCCTGTGGATATCCAGTAAGTGTGCTCTGGAAGTCCAACCCAAAATAGAATCCTTGCTAATCTACAATGCTAGCACTGTACCTCACCATACTTTATGTCTGGTAATTTAGCCAAGATTCCTATTTTCTAATCACAGGAAAGACTAAGTGTTAATTTAAAACAAAGGCTAAGATTTAAACTTTCATCTTATGGTGATGATCATCTCATGTTATACTGCTTTTCCCTATAtaaaaggggtgatagataagtttgtggcctaaggttgaaggagtcaattttagaaaatctagcacatctatttttcaacatagtcccctcctatatttacacacttagtccagcggtcgtggaacatacgtatcttggacctccagaaagtgtccacagttgggttttgttccctttctccgagttcctaatccttgcatttagatagctggagctcagctctgtctgagagatccatcggttcccattccatcatcagccggaagctccccggagTCCGTGTACGGatagtggggctgagagagagggaagagagcaggactgtcccgggattgctggccacggtgtcagaaattcacaggaatcgtcccgaagtcggtgtttaagataaaaacacagagaatcgctcttacctgcaaccGACATTTTCAAAGCCTTCTGTGTTCTGCAcgcatgcgtgatactcggggacgtcatcagcctgacgcctgcgcagttCATCAGTGCTTCAGTGCCTGACAAAAATTATTACCGCAGGGCCTTAGGGGTAATAAaggtgccattaaacatttcttgaagcaccggttcaatgtccatatctcattttTTTTCGGGTGTATCGAAAAAATCTGCAGctcttttaacgcagaaagcggctcacgTAAACAatgtactcaatatcaacgtgtatctaatgccaaagtaaaatgcagatatgaagcaggagattctgcagttgctggacatacagagacgctcacacacaaaatgctggaggaactctgcagttcaggcagcaactaagcagcggagtacacagtctaggtaTGCTGAAGAGGCTCGGTCTAAAAGTtgtttatttattcctctccacaattgTTGCCTGATCTTTTGATTaccaccagtattttgcagaaactaaccaccttttttttggggtcaaccagtttccaaatttttctgatcttccttttgtagccatatcctgctggtctgtttcctcttcctcttcctcctcgtaaactctagaccattccctctctggagccccaaagcctgaCTCAGGCTGACAA includes:
- the LOC140722612 gene encoding LOW QUALITY PROTEIN: uncharacterized protein (The sequence of the model RefSeq protein was modified relative to this genomic sequence to represent the inferred CDS: substituted 1 base at 1 genomic stop codon), with amino-acid sequence MAHQRVHTGEKPFTCSVCGKGFTHLSQLQSHQQVHTREKPFTCSVCGKRFTHLSQLQNHQRVHTGERPFTCSVCGKGFTQSSQLQSHQRVHTGEKPFTCSECGKGFSDLSSLLRHQRLHTGEKPFTCSECGKGFTQSSQLLRHQRVHTGEKPFTCSECGKGFSDLSSLLRHQRLHTGEKPFTCSECGKGFTQSSQLLRHQRVHTGEKPFTCSECGKGFTDSSTLQSHQRVHTGEKPFTCSECGKGFTQLSQVQCHLRVHTGERPFICSDCGKGFTRLSTLQRHQRVHTGEKPFICSECGKGFTQSSHLQSHQRVHTGEKPFTCSVCGKGFTESSQLQSHQRVHTGEKPFTCSECGKRFTQSSQLQSHQRIHTGERPFTCSVCGERFAHSSTLQRHQRAHTGEKPFICSECGKRFTESCQLLSHQRVHTGEKPFTCSFCGKRFTDPSTLQKHQRVHTGEKPFTCSECGKRFTQSSQLQSHQRIHNGERPFTCTVCGNGFTDPSTLQKHQRVHTGEKPFTCSECGKRFTQSSQLQRHQRVHNGERPFTCSECGKGFTQSSTLLRHERVHSGEKLFNCTECGKRFTLSSHLLQHQRVHTGERPFTCSECGKRFTRSSTLQRHQRVHTGEEPFTCXECGKRFTQSSQLLAHQSAVMNP